The following are encoded in a window of Nibricoccus aquaticus genomic DNA:
- the accB gene encoding acetyl-CoA carboxylase biotin carboxyl carrier protein — translation MDLKQIKQIIDLMTRSELTEFAVEEEGFKLKIRRGEFPVVSAPRATQYALPAESAPTAAPTASSAAPITLVPAPAGDEPGVIYIKSPMVGTFYRSPSPESKSFVENGAKITETTVVCIIEAMKIMNEIQAEVKGTVLETLVENGQPVEYGQRLLKVKQG, via the coding sequence TTGGACCTAAAACAGATCAAACAAATCATCGACCTCATGACGCGCTCCGAACTCACCGAGTTCGCAGTCGAAGAAGAGGGCTTCAAACTGAAGATCCGTCGTGGCGAATTTCCCGTCGTTTCAGCCCCTCGCGCTACCCAATACGCGCTTCCCGCTGAATCGGCCCCCACAGCCGCCCCGACCGCCTCTTCCGCAGCGCCTATCACGCTCGTCCCCGCTCCCGCAGGCGACGAACCTGGTGTAATCTACATCAAGTCCCCGATGGTCGGTACGTTCTACCGCTCCCCATCGCCCGAAAGTAAGTCTTTCGTGGAAAACGGCGCCAAGATCACCGAGACCACCGTGGTCTGCATCATAGAGGCCATGAAGATCATGAACGAGATCCAGGCCGAAGTTAAAGGCACGGTCCTCGAGACCCTCGTCGAAAACGGCCAGCCCGTCGAATACGGCCAGCGCCTCCTCAAAGTTAAACAGGGCTAA